In Nitrospira sp., a single genomic region encodes these proteins:
- a CDS encoding STAS domain-containing protein, with protein sequence MMQIKERPIPNAVILDLNGDLTYAHRDVFKAAVETLRQKGCRHVILNMADVRFVDSSGLGLLALVSQNFKLNQGKVSMLRPQSYVREILGLANIPKLIPVFDNEQDAVNGKAQAA encoded by the coding sequence ATGATGCAGATTAAAGAACGACCGATTCCCAACGCCGTGATCCTCGACCTGAACGGAGATCTGACCTACGCCCATCGTGACGTGTTCAAAGCTGCCGTTGAAACATTGCGCCAAAAAGGCTGCCGCCATGTCATTCTGAATATGGCCGACGTGCGGTTCGTCGACAGCTCGGGCCTGGGCCTGCTGGCGCTGGTCTCTCAGAATTTCAAGCTGAATCAGGGCAAGGTCAGCATGCTCAGACCCCAGAGCTATGTGCGGGAAATTCTGGGACTGGCCAATATCCCGAAGCTGATTCCGGTGTTTGATAACGAACAGGATGCGGTGAACGGGAAAGCCCAAGCCGCATAG
- a CDS encoding SpoIIE family protein phosphatase, with protein MSVDTLSKAAVPPATATVLLVDDEPVSRLSMAARLKRMGLRVLEAGNGKEGLAILRRERPDLTILDWIMPEMDGPTVCEQVRQDPDILSSQLILMTSHDQPEQIAEGLARGADDFLSKAASKQEVLARVQSGLRAASLVRSIESTRDELRAKQGELEAELKSAAGYIQSLLPVAGELTRDIRMSWSYRPSQALGGDLFNVSHWDDQSVYFYILDASGHGVAPALRAASLSTFLRADNLRHYMSSSDPARMMTEANRQYPLTEDGNYFTLWLGSFDRRTSQLRYTTAGHGGALLQRRSGTVEWLTHTQLPLGFESDTTYELTTVQIADGDRLLLMSDGIYEAPAPTGELWGTTRLETTLMAHRTAPLGAALQALMAEAERWHGSPVFPDDAALLGLEFRL; from the coding sequence ATGAGTGTTGACACCCTTTCGAAAGCGGCTGTCCCCCCCGCTACCGCCACGGTGCTCCTGGTGGATGACGAGCCAGTGAGCCGTTTGAGTATGGCCGCGCGGCTGAAGCGGATGGGACTTCGTGTCCTCGAAGCCGGCAATGGCAAGGAGGGACTCGCCATTCTGCGGCGCGAACGTCCCGATCTGACGATCCTGGACTGGATCATGCCGGAAATGGACGGCCCCACGGTTTGCGAGCAGGTTCGGCAAGACCCGGACATCCTGTCCAGTCAGCTCATTCTGATGACCTCCCACGACCAACCGGAACAAATCGCCGAGGGTTTGGCGCGGGGGGCCGACGATTTTCTGAGCAAAGCTGCCAGCAAGCAGGAAGTGCTCGCCCGTGTGCAATCCGGCCTGCGTGCGGCCTCGCTGGTCCGGAGCATCGAAAGCACGCGAGATGAACTCCGCGCCAAGCAAGGGGAGTTGGAAGCCGAACTCAAGTCGGCTGCCGGCTACATCCAATCCTTGCTTCCCGTCGCCGGAGAGCTCACCAGGGACATCCGCATGTCCTGGAGCTATCGCCCGTCGCAGGCGCTCGGCGGCGATCTGTTCAATGTGTCGCACTGGGATGACCAGTCGGTCTACTTCTATATCCTGGATGCCTCCGGGCATGGCGTGGCGCCCGCGTTGCGCGCGGCATCGCTCTCGACGTTTCTCCGTGCCGACAATCTTCGGCACTATATGAGTTCCAGTGATCCGGCTCGCATGATGACGGAAGCCAATCGGCAATACCCGCTGACTGAAGACGGCAACTACTTCACCCTCTGGCTCGGATCCTTTGATCGGCGCACCAGCCAGCTGCGCTATACCACAGCCGGTCACGGGGGGGCGCTTCTTCAACGGCGGAGCGGGACGGTGGAATGGCTGACGCATACTCAGCTTCCGCTAGGTTTTGAATCGGACACCACCTACGAGCTCACGACCGTCCAGATTGCCGACGGGGATCGCCTCCTGCTCATGAGCGACGGGATCTACGAAGCCCCTGCGCCTACGGGAGAACTCTGGGGGACCACCCGCTTGGAGACCACCCTCATGGCACATCGAACCGCACCACTCGGAGCGGCGCTTCAGGCGCTCATGGCCGAAGCCGAACGCTGGCATGGCTCTCCGGTCTTTCCCGACGACGCGGCCTTACTCGGATTGGAGTTCAGACTATGA
- a CDS encoding response regulator produces MTTPVPSCTVLVVDPCRETQAQILGHMQDRGFSVITASDPSTALATIELTAPDIVLTDSFLPEGAGLTLTKTLRARQVPCPVIVMAEHQSEQAVIHALRAGAVDFLQKPIGVEELAHALQRARYLLPADMADTPGLVRSDYALTVDSDPRHIPGIVSWLIRATAGALSDTTQLHLRGTLQELLLNAVEHGNLEISYQVKQQAIDQNRLSQLVQERLAQPRLAQRTVTIHVHCDRQAGQLEYRIADQGKGFQWKTLLHRATTPCNAEDASGRGIFLARSFFPNLRYNDRGNEVTVQIPID; encoded by the coding sequence ATGACGACTCCCGTCCCGTCCTGCACGGTCCTGGTGGTCGATCCCTGCCGGGAGACGCAAGCGCAGATCCTGGGCCATATGCAAGATCGGGGGTTTTCCGTGATCACGGCGTCCGACCCGAGCACGGCGCTCGCGACCATCGAGCTCACGGCCCCGGATATCGTGTTGACCGATTCGTTCCTCCCGGAAGGCGCCGGCCTGACCCTGACCAAAACGCTTCGAGCGCGACAGGTCCCGTGCCCGGTCATCGTGATGGCCGAGCATCAATCCGAGCAGGCGGTCATCCATGCGCTGCGCGCCGGAGCCGTGGATTTTCTGCAGAAGCCGATCGGCGTGGAAGAGCTGGCGCATGCGTTGCAACGCGCGCGCTATCTGCTTCCGGCCGATATGGCGGATACACCAGGCCTGGTGCGCTCCGACTACGCCCTGACCGTCGATTCAGACCCGCGGCATATCCCCGGGATTGTGTCCTGGCTGATCAGAGCCACGGCCGGGGCCTTGTCCGATACCACACAGCTCCATCTCCGAGGCACGCTGCAAGAGTTGCTGCTCAACGCCGTCGAGCACGGCAATCTGGAGATTTCCTACCAGGTCAAGCAACAGGCCATCGATCAGAATCGGCTGAGCCAACTCGTGCAGGAACGTCTGGCTCAACCGCGCCTGGCCCAACGCACCGTCACGATCCATGTGCATTGCGACCGTCAGGCCGGACAGCTGGAATATCGGATTGCCGATCAGGGGAAAGGGTTTCAATGGAAAACCTTGCTGCATCGGGCCACGACACCCTGCAACGCCGAAGATGCCAGCGGACGGGGGATCTTCCTGGCTCGTTCGTTCTTTCCCAATCTCCGTTACAACGATCGCGGAAATGAAGTGACGGTGCAGATCCCTATCGACTGA
- the pstC gene encoding phosphate ABC transporter permease subunit PstC, whose protein sequence is MDTMEAHITDIPVEKKTVVGSLSPRLVPRFKEKAIELLLQLAAFTSVAITLGIVGVLAYESFHFFQQVSVVDFLTDRQWTPLFADAHYGILPLVSGTLVTTTVALLVAIPMGSLIAIYLSEYASRPVREFVKPVLELLSAVPTVVYGYFALLFVTPALQKIWPDLPGFNMLSAGLVIGFMIVPYVSSVSEDAMRAVPVYLREGAFALGATRMQTALRVVFPSALSGITAAYVLGVSRAIGETMVVAIAAGMQPTLTLNPLEPAATMTAYIVQVSLGDLPHGSVGYQTIFATGLMLLLITLLFNIAGHALKKRYRQVY, encoded by the coding sequence ATGGACACGATGGAGGCTCACATCACCGATATCCCAGTCGAGAAGAAGACCGTCGTCGGGAGTCTGTCCCCTCGACTTGTCCCCCGTTTCAAGGAGAAAGCGATCGAGCTGCTCTTGCAGTTGGCTGCCTTCACCTCCGTGGCGATTACGCTCGGGATTGTCGGTGTCCTCGCCTACGAGTCGTTCCACTTCTTTCAACAGGTCTCCGTGGTGGATTTTCTGACAGACCGCCAATGGACCCCATTGTTCGCCGACGCGCACTACGGGATTCTTCCCCTCGTATCGGGAACGCTTGTCACGACGACCGTGGCCTTGCTCGTGGCGATCCCGATGGGCAGCCTGATCGCCATCTATTTGAGCGAGTATGCCTCGCGTCCGGTGCGCGAATTCGTGAAGCCGGTGCTGGAGCTGCTCAGCGCCGTGCCGACCGTTGTGTATGGATACTTTGCGCTGTTGTTCGTGACGCCCGCCTTGCAAAAGATCTGGCCCGACCTTCCCGGCTTCAACATGCTGAGCGCGGGGCTCGTCATCGGCTTCATGATTGTTCCCTATGTCAGCTCCGTGAGCGAGGATGCCATGCGCGCGGTTCCGGTCTATTTGCGCGAAGGCGCCTTTGCCTTGGGCGCCACCCGCATGCAAACGGCGCTGCGCGTCGTCTTCCCCTCCGCCCTGTCCGGCATCACGGCTGCCTATGTCCTCGGTGTCTCCCGGGCGATCGGCGAAACGATGGTCGTGGCGATTGCCGCGGGGATGCAACCGACACTGACCCTGAATCCGCTGGAACCGGCGGCGACGATGACCGCGTATATTGTGCAGGTCAGCTTGGGCGACCTGCCGCACGGGAGCGTGGGCTATCAGACGATCTTTGCGACGGGGCTCATGCTCTTATTGATCACCCTTTTGTTTAACATTGCAGGCCATGCGCTTAAAAAACGGTATCGCCAAGTATATTAG
- a CDS encoding PstS family phosphate ABC transporter substrate-binding protein, with protein MKRTLLLLATAVLLGSAGIESHLVQAGPTTLIKVDGSSTVFPITEAVAEEFQKETRGSVRVTVGISGTGGGFKKFCRGEIDVQDASRPISSSEMEACRAGGVQYVELPIAFDALTIAVSPQATWIDSVTVDELKRMWEPSAQGRVNKWNQIRSTWPDQPLKLFGAGSDSGTFDYFTEAVVGKAKSSRGDFTASEDDNTLVQGIANDKQALGYIPFAYYEPNKKRLKAVSIDGGHGPVSPSRETVENGSYQPLSRPLFIYVSAKSAARPEVKRFVEFYLAQVPVLAPQVKYVPLPPQAYALAGEHFMNGRHGTAFQGGSTIGLKIEELLRREAKL; from the coding sequence ATGAAACGAACCCTTCTTCTTCTGGCGACGGCCGTACTTCTTGGTTCGGCGGGTATAGAGAGCCACCTCGTGCAAGCCGGCCCGACAACTCTCATTAAAGTGGACGGGTCGAGCACGGTGTTCCCGATTACGGAAGCGGTGGCCGAGGAGTTTCAGAAAGAGACCAGAGGATCAGTCCGTGTGACGGTGGGCATTTCAGGAACCGGGGGCGGCTTCAAAAAGTTTTGCCGCGGCGAGATCGACGTGCAGGATGCTTCCCGGCCTATTTCCAGCAGCGAAATGGAGGCCTGCCGAGCCGGCGGGGTGCAATATGTTGAGCTGCCGATTGCTTTCGATGCCCTGACTATTGCCGTGAGCCCCCAGGCGACGTGGATCGATTCCGTGACCGTTGATGAGTTGAAGCGGATGTGGGAGCCCTCCGCGCAAGGGCGGGTGAACAAGTGGAACCAGATCCGTTCGACCTGGCCGGATCAGCCGTTGAAACTGTTCGGCGCGGGATCCGACTCCGGGACCTTCGATTACTTCACGGAAGCCGTGGTCGGGAAAGCCAAATCGAGCCGCGGCGACTTTACGGCCAGTGAAGACGACAATACGCTGGTCCAGGGGATCGCGAACGACAAACAGGCGCTCGGCTACATTCCCTTCGCCTATTACGAACCGAACAAGAAGCGGTTGAAAGCGGTCTCCATCGACGGCGGGCATGGGCCGGTGAGTCCGTCACGCGAGACGGTCGAAAATGGCTCCTATCAGCCCCTCTCTCGCCCGTTGTTTATCTATGTGAGTGCGAAGTCCGCCGCCCGGCCTGAAGTGAAACGCTTTGTCGAGTTTTACCTGGCGCAGGTGCCGGTGCTGGCTCCGCAAGTGAAATATGTTCCGCTGCCGCCGCAGGCCTATGCACTGGCTGGTGAGCATTTTATGAACGGACGACACGGGACCGCGTTTCAAGGCGGCTCGACGATCGGGCTGAAGATCGAAGAACTGCTCCGACGCGAAGCGAAACTCTGA
- the pstB gene encoding phosphate ABC transporter ATP-binding protein PstB — translation MKALDVSQTVLKAESQGLNFFYGQAQALHGLTLPVYDRCVTALIGPSGCGKTTYLRCFNRMHDLYPGNRYEGAVILYPDRVNIVGPEVDPIEVRMRIGMVFQKPNPFPKSIYENVAYGMRIRGVSSKADLDMVVERALQEAALWGEVKDRLQASAMNLSGGQQQRLCIARALATSPELLLFDEPTSALDPTATSRIEELVTELKQKVAIVIVTHNMQQAARVSDHTAFMYEGRLVEFDRTEKMFTNPSVKLTEDYVTGRFG, via the coding sequence ATGAAAGCCTTGGATGTATCGCAAACGGTATTAAAAGCGGAGTCGCAGGGACTCAACTTCTTCTATGGCCAGGCGCAGGCGCTCCATGGCCTGACCCTCCCGGTTTATGACCGCTGTGTGACGGCGCTGATCGGTCCCTCCGGCTGTGGGAAAACCACCTATTTGCGCTGCTTCAATCGCATGCATGACTTGTATCCCGGAAATCGCTACGAAGGGGCTGTCATTCTGTATCCGGATCGGGTGAATATCGTGGGGCCTGAGGTCGATCCGATCGAGGTGCGGATGCGCATCGGGATGGTGTTTCAAAAGCCCAACCCGTTCCCCAAGTCCATCTATGAAAATGTGGCGTATGGGATGCGGATCAGAGGAGTATCATCGAAAGCCGATCTGGATATGGTTGTCGAGCGGGCGCTGCAAGAAGCGGCCTTATGGGGAGAAGTCAAAGACCGGCTCCAGGCATCCGCGATGAATCTTTCGGGCGGGCAACAGCAACGCCTGTGTATTGCCCGGGCTCTGGCGACCAGTCCGGAACTTCTCTTATTCGATGAGCCGACCTCGGCTCTCGATCCGACGGCCACCTCGCGCATCGAAGAGCTGGTCACGGAGCTGAAGCAGAAAGTGGCGATCGTCATCGTGACGCACAATATGCAGCAGGCGGCGCGAGTTTCGGACCACACGGCCTTCATGTACGAGGGGCGGTTGGTCGAGTTTGATCGTACGGAGAAGATGTTTACCAACCCGTCGGTCAAACTGACGGAAGACTATGTCACCGGTCGTTTCGGGTAA
- a CDS encoding Hpt domain-containing protein has product MSTDVVFNLAEALTRVDEDEELFLTLAELFVEQAPLDMAAAQAALDAGDAEALARAAHRMKGAILQFSAPRVFEATKELEALGKAGTLDRAATVCAHVDRELQQLIAALRAYVANGSAS; this is encoded by the coding sequence ATGAGCACCGACGTTGTGTTTAATCTTGCCGAAGCGCTCACGCGGGTCGATGAGGACGAAGAGCTCTTTCTCACGCTGGCTGAACTGTTCGTCGAACAGGCCCCCTTGGACATGGCCGCCGCCCAGGCCGCGCTCGATGCCGGCGATGCCGAGGCCCTGGCCCGCGCCGCGCACCGGATGAAAGGCGCCATTTTGCAATTCTCCGCTCCCCGTGTGTTCGAGGCGACCAAAGAGCTGGAAGCCCTCGGGAAAGCCGGCACCTTGGACCGCGCCGCGACGGTGTGCGCCCACGTCGATCGGGAACTCCAACAACTCATTGCGGCGCTGCGCGCATACGTCGCAAACGGATCTGCATCATGA
- a CDS encoding CBS domain-containing protein, which translates to MVTVSHIMTPRVVHIEAGTSAIDAAKLMTRHKIGSVFVKKNNQFIGIVTEPDIVRKVVGADRVPYYIPVEEIMSSPILGIDEERPITEAADLMELHGTRHLAVFKSGAIVGTLSVRDLLHPVSIDEF; encoded by the coding sequence ATGGTCACAGTCAGTCACATTATGACCCCTCGTGTCGTCCACATCGAAGCAGGCACCTCGGCGATCGATGCCGCCAAATTGATGACGCGGCACAAGATCGGCAGCGTCTTCGTCAAGAAGAACAACCAGTTCATCGGCATCGTCACGGAGCCGGACATCGTCCGGAAGGTGGTCGGAGCAGACCGCGTGCCCTACTACATTCCGGTCGAAGAGATCATGAGCAGCCCCATCCTCGGGATCGATGAAGAGCGGCCCATTACGGAAGCCGCCGACCTCATGGAACTCCATGGCACGCGCCATCTGGCGGTATTCAAGAGCGGCGCCATCGTCGGCACGCTCTCCGTCCGGGATCTCCTTCACCCGGTCTCCATCGACGAATTTTAG
- a CDS encoding phosphate-starvation-inducible PsiE family protein: MIGSLASAETRLRLPRIWQLFASPDLTLLWEKGTQAVLSLLIVTILVGLAGGVIKTFIGLRILLTADIDLGLRHLIVNTLMLLAVVEVLKTTLAYFSEGRVRVTFIVDTVLVVMLTEVISQWFTGGDWQKLAILAVILLTLGLIRVMAVRFSPAQPAHSTPSPTIGPIFSSTL; encoded by the coding sequence ATGATCGGCAGCCTGGCATCGGCTGAAACCCGTCTGCGTCTGCCCCGGATCTGGCAGCTCTTCGCGTCGCCGGATCTGACCCTGCTCTGGGAAAAAGGCACGCAGGCAGTCCTGAGCCTGCTCATCGTCACGATCCTGGTCGGACTGGCGGGAGGGGTCATCAAGACCTTTATCGGGCTGCGGATTCTCTTGACCGCCGACATCGATCTCGGCCTGCGTCATCTCATCGTCAACACGCTCATGTTGCTCGCTGTGGTGGAAGTGCTGAAAACGACGCTGGCGTATTTTTCAGAAGGCCGCGTGCGCGTCACCTTTATCGTCGACACCGTGCTGGTCGTCATGTTGACGGAAGTCATTTCCCAGTGGTTCACCGGCGGGGACTGGCAGAAGCTGGCCATCCTGGCGGTGATCCTCCTCACGCTCGGACTCATCCGGGTGATGGCCGTCCGGTTCAGCCCGGCGCAACCGGCTCATTCCACACCATCGCCAACCATAGGCCCGATCTTCTCATCCACACTCTAG
- a CDS encoding STAS domain-containing protein: MQITHRSYRNADVLDITGQFNFGTRKDFSAAIEKVKTCAHVILNFKSVTFVDSAAIGLLALAAQQFKSSNRSLSLVGAQGTVKQVLNLAHIEQMIPTFASEDAALSKKAA, encoded by the coding sequence ATGCAGATCACGCATCGTTCCTATCGCAATGCCGATGTCCTCGACATCACCGGGCAGTTCAATTTCGGAACCCGGAAGGATTTCTCTGCCGCAATCGAAAAGGTGAAAACGTGCGCGCATGTCATTCTGAATTTCAAAAGCGTTACTTTTGTCGACAGTGCCGCGATCGGACTGCTCGCGCTGGCTGCACAGCAATTCAAAAGCTCTAACCGGAGCTTGTCCTTGGTCGGCGCTCAAGGAACAGTGAAACAAGTGTTGAACCTGGCTCATATCGAGCAAATGATTCCAACCTTTGCGAGTGAAGACGCCGCGCTGAGCAAAAAAGCCGCCTAA
- the phoU gene encoding phosphate signaling complex protein PhoU, which yields MQRHIDQELGDLKDRLLQMGALVEEQIERAITAMIERDAVLAGQVIERDTLVNRYDVEIDETCIRLLALQAPTAKDLRFVTTAMKISTELERMSDLAENICERVIELNEEPQLKPYIDLPRMAAWTMKMVREALDAFVRQDAALARKVCADDDFVDNLTHQLFRELVSFMIENPSTITRAIRLTFIGKYIERIADHATNVSELVIYMVEGKIVRHMTPPAASPTV from the coding sequence ATGCAGCGACATATCGATCAAGAGCTTGGTGACTTGAAAGACCGCTTGCTCCAGATGGGGGCGCTGGTCGAAGAGCAGATCGAGCGCGCGATTACGGCCATGATTGAACGCGATGCCGTGCTGGCGGGGCAAGTCATCGAGCGGGATACCCTGGTGAATCGCTACGATGTGGAGATCGACGAAACCTGCATCCGCCTGTTGGCCTTGCAGGCGCCGACAGCAAAAGACCTGCGGTTTGTCACGACGGCGATGAAGATTTCCACAGAACTCGAACGCATGAGCGATCTTGCCGAGAATATCTGCGAGCGGGTCATCGAGTTGAATGAAGAGCCCCAGCTGAAACCCTACATCGATCTTCCGCGCATGGCCGCCTGGACGATGAAGATGGTGCGTGAAGCGCTGGATGCCTTTGTCCGGCAGGATGCGGCCCTGGCTCGAAAAGTCTGTGCCGACGATGACTTTGTCGATAATCTGACGCATCAACTCTTTCGTGAACTCGTTTCGTTCATGATCGAAAACCCTTCCACCATTACCCGGGCGATTCGTCTCACGTTTATCGGGAAATACATCGAGCGGATCGCGGATCACGCCACCAATGTCAGTGAGTTGGTCATCTATATGGTGGAAGGCAAGATCGTGCGACACATGACCCCTCCAGCCGCCTCCCCCACCGTCTAG
- a CDS encoding chemotaxis response regulator protein-glutamate methylesterase has product MAKIRVLNVDDSALMRQVLAQLLSKDPGIEVIGSAPDPYIAREKIKALNPDVITLDVEMPKMDGLTFLEKLMRGRPMPVVMVSSLTEAGCQTTLRALELGAVDYITKPKIDLRNGMEGIADDLIEKVKAAAIAKIRGVANGSGHGQPRQATPLSSAMIKTTDTIIAIGSSTGGTEAVKEVLEVLPPNTPPILITQHMPEHFTKTWADRMNQICRISVKEAQDGDSVLPGHALIAPGSYHMTLVRNGARYSVRINQDPPVNRHRPSVDVMFDSVARYAGGNAVGVILTGMGGDGAKGMLTMKEAGAYTIAQDEASCVVFGMPKEAIKLGGVDKILPLGDIASAVLTHVSHHS; this is encoded by the coding sequence ATGGCCAAGATACGCGTCCTGAATGTCGATGATTCCGCGCTGATGCGCCAGGTCCTCGCCCAGCTGTTGTCCAAAGATCCCGGGATTGAGGTGATCGGTTCAGCCCCGGATCCTTACATCGCGCGCGAAAAGATCAAGGCGCTGAATCCCGATGTCATCACCTTAGACGTCGAAATGCCCAAGATGGACGGGCTCACCTTCTTGGAGAAATTGATGCGGGGCCGGCCCATGCCGGTGGTGATGGTGAGCTCGCTGACAGAAGCCGGATGCCAGACAACCCTGCGGGCTCTGGAGCTCGGCGCAGTCGACTATATCACCAAACCTAAGATCGATCTTCGCAACGGCATGGAAGGGATTGCCGACGATTTGATCGAGAAGGTAAAAGCCGCCGCTATCGCCAAGATACGCGGAGTCGCGAACGGGTCCGGTCACGGGCAGCCGCGGCAGGCAACGCCGCTCTCCTCGGCGATGATCAAAACGACCGATACCATTATTGCGATCGGCTCCTCAACCGGCGGAACGGAAGCGGTCAAAGAGGTCCTGGAAGTGCTTCCCCCCAATACGCCTCCCATTCTGATCACCCAGCACATGCCTGAACACTTCACGAAGACCTGGGCCGACCGGATGAACCAGATTTGCCGGATCTCGGTCAAAGAAGCGCAGGATGGGGATAGCGTACTCCCGGGCCATGCCCTGATCGCCCCGGGCAGTTATCACATGACGCTGGTGCGCAACGGCGCCCGCTATTCCGTGCGCATCAATCAAGACCCGCCGGTCAATCGGCACCGGCCTTCCGTGGATGTGATGTTCGACTCTGTCGCGCGGTATGCCGGCGGCAACGCCGTCGGGGTCATCCTGACCGGGATGGGCGGAGACGGCGCCAAAGGCATGCTCACGATGAAAGAGGCCGGCGCCTATACCATCGCGCAGGATGAAGCGAGTTGTGTGGTCTTTGGAATGCCCAAGGAAGCCATCAAGTTAGGCGGTGTCGACAAGATCCTCCCCCTGGGAGACATCGCCAGTGCCGTGCTGACTCATGTATCTCACCATTCTTAA
- the pstA gene encoding phosphate ABC transporter permease PstA, with product MRRKGLDRFFAFEGLFVMGVALLVLFALVGQLAADGAGRLSWQFLTSFPSRFPAQAGILTAWIGTLLVMLLTALTAIPLGIGAAIYLEEYAAKSWLTEVIEINIANLAGVPSIVYGLMALGLLVYELHLGQSFLTAGLTLGMLILPMVIIATREAIRSVPPAVREAAYALGATKWQTVRDHVLPYSMGGILTGIILALSRAVGETAPLITVGALSFIAFLPHPPWQETFPFVSFEWLFDPFTVMPIQMFNWVSRPQEEFHVNAAAAGLILLAMSLAMNAVAIVIRARFRKRIHW from the coding sequence ATGCGGCGCAAGGGCCTCGATCGCTTCTTTGCCTTCGAAGGACTGTTTGTGATGGGCGTCGCCCTGCTCGTCCTGTTCGCCCTGGTGGGACAACTCGCGGCTGATGGAGCGGGCCGCTTGTCCTGGCAATTCCTCACCTCTTTCCCGTCGCGATTTCCGGCGCAAGCCGGCATTCTGACCGCCTGGATCGGCACTCTCCTCGTCATGCTGCTGACGGCGCTGACGGCCATTCCATTGGGCATCGGAGCTGCCATTTATCTGGAAGAGTATGCCGCGAAAAGCTGGTTGACCGAGGTGATCGAAATCAACATCGCCAATCTCGCCGGCGTGCCGTCGATCGTTTACGGGCTTATGGCTCTCGGGCTGCTGGTCTACGAACTGCATCTGGGGCAAAGCTTTCTGACGGCCGGGCTAACACTGGGTATGTTGATTCTTCCGATGGTCATCATTGCGACGCGCGAGGCGATTCGTTCGGTGCCCCCTGCCGTGCGCGAAGCGGCCTATGCGCTCGGTGCCACTAAGTGGCAGACCGTTCGGGATCATGTTCTGCCCTATTCGATGGGCGGCATTCTGACCGGGATAATCCTGGCGCTCTCGCGCGCCGTCGGCGAGACAGCCCCCCTGATCACTGTCGGTGCCCTCTCATTCATCGCCTTTCTCCCCCACCCGCCCTGGCAGGAAACGTTCCCCTTTGTGTCGTTCGAATGGCTGTTCGATCCCTTTACCGTCATGCCGATTCAAATGTTCAATTGGGTATCCCGACCGCAAGAGGAGTTTCACGTCAATGCGGCGGCCGCCGGTCTAATCTTATTAGCAATGAGTCTGGCGATGAATGCGGTGGCGATCGTCATTCGGGCGCGGTTCAGAAAACGGATCCACTGGTGA